A single Vanacampus margaritifer isolate UIUO_Vmar chromosome 14, RoL_Vmar_1.0, whole genome shotgun sequence DNA region contains:
- the spag8 gene encoding sperm-associated antigen 8, translating to MADGAVDASKQKDGPEVQTREQILRHGHKGIITMNTGAKMENVTTLKSAFAPPKTPGVRLQGLRSELLERRIAQIIRDKIHAERNPPLPQTDFSSVTQRDFRVEGFVPRTTKVNRIHDYKTEQAISYWSENYQRIQGVSPAECPNTPFKKSAQFSTPIGEQREDIDPLI from the exons ATGGCGGACGGCGCAGTTGATGCAAGTAAACAAAAAGACGGCCCCGAAGTG CAAACAAGGGAGCAAATCCTTAGACATGGACACAAAGGAATCATCACCATGAACACGGGAGCCAAGATGGAAAATGTCACCACCCTGAAATCGGCATTTGCTCCTCCAAAGACTCCAGGGGTGAGGCTGCAGG GCCTCAGGTCTGAGCTTTTGGAAAGAAGAATTGCCCAAATAATAAG AGACAAGATTCATGCAGAACGGAACCCACCGCTTCCCCAAACCGACTTCTCTTCCGTAACTCAGAGGGATTTTCGAGTTGAGGGATTCGTCCCCCGAACTACTAAAGTCAACCGC ATTCATGATTATAAAACTGAGCAGGCCATCAGTTATTGGAGTGAAAACTACCAGCGGATACAG GGTGTGAGCCCGGCAGAGTGCCCGAATACACCCTTTAAAAAGTCAGCCCAGTTTTCCACACCCATCGGTGAGCAGCGGGAAGACATCGACCCCTTGATTTAA
- the LOC144034154 gene encoding AN1-type zinc finger protein 5-like, with protein sequence MAQETNQSPTPMLCATGCGFYGNPRTNGMCSVCHKEHLSRQNNGGVSSLSAVGSSSGPTVEASAIQRLEATLNNAAAAAVAAAEVAAEAAASAKAAANENLSGMSTTVSITQTMAEMSLSSEDKEASGSKTDLTDPVASQTTMTAIHPSTAGSEESQAPEPPKPKKNRCLMCRKKVGLTGFECRCGNLFCGFHRYSDQHNCPYDYKAEAAAKIRKENPVVVADKIQRI encoded by the exons ATGGCCCAGGAGACCAATCAGAGCCCAACTCCTATGCTCTGTGCTACCGGCTGTGGTTTCTATGGCAACCCGAGGACTAATGGCATGTGCTCGGTTTGCCACAAGGAGCACCTGTCACGACAAAACAATGGAGGAGTCAGTTCCCTGAGTGCTGTGG GCAGCAGCAGTGGCCCCACAGTCGAGGCTTCAGCAATCCAGAGGTTAGAGGCCACCTTGAATAATGCTGCAGCAGCGGCAGTGGCTGCAGCAGAGGTTGCAGCTGAGGCGGCAGCTTCAGCCAAGGCTGCTGCAAATGAAAATCTCAG TGGGATGTCAACCACTGTTTCTATAACACAAACGATGGCTGAGATGAGTCTCTCGTCAGAGGACAAAGAAGCATCGGGGAGCAAAACAGACCTCACAGATCCTG TGGCAAGTCAGACCACAATGACAGCTATTCATCCCTCCACTGCTGGCAGTGAAGAGTCCCAAGCCCCGGAACCTCCTAAACCCAAAAAGAACCGTTGTTTAATGTGCCGCAAAAAGGTTGGCCTTACAG GGTTTGAGTGCCGTTGTGGGAACCTGTTCTGTGGCTTTCACCGTTACTCAGACCAGCACAACTGTCCATACGACTACAAAGCTGAAGCAGCGGCCAAGATTCGCAAAGAGAACCCTGTGGTTGTTGCCGACAAGATCCAGAGAATATGA
- the pmchl gene encoding pro-melanin-concentrating hormone, like, producing MRQSLMCIIFAAALLLHSSCASPVDLAEDSSLEQAAFTSLLSEETTENNRGEADPIADSKTRGQRVIVVADPSLWHDVRMLRNGLPLYKRRADDNSQVIEHRNTGQDLSIPILRRDTMRCMVGRVYRPCWEV from the coding sequence ATGAGACAGTCCCTCATGTGCATCATCTTTGCTGCAGCACTTTTGCTGCACTCTTCTTGTGCGTCGCCTGTGGACCTGGCTGAAGACAGCTCCTTGGAGCAGGCTGCATTCACCTCCTTGCTGAGCGAGGAAACGACAGAAAACAACCGCGGTGAGGCAGATCCCATCGCCGACAGCAAAACAAGAGGGCAGAGGGTCATCGTTGTCGCCGATCCGAGTCTTTGGCACGACGTGCGAATGCTGCGCAATGGACTGCCCCTGTACAAGCGACGAGCTGATGACAACAGCCAAGTCATCGAACACAGAAACACCGGCCAGGACCTGAGCATCCCCATCCTGAGGCGCGACACCATGAGGTGCATGGTGGGACGAGTGTACCGGCCATGCTGGGAGGTCTGA
- the ccnb1 gene encoding G2/mitotic-specific cyclin-B1 gives MAFRVTRNRLASTRTDLPGKKTCSVTGPTLKSRAALGDLGNVPVNKEPQKKVVKAQAVKKTKPPVVTEKAEPKPKNVAVAKVEPLVPESVSPTPMETSGCEPADLCQAFSDVILYSTVKDVDADDSDNPMLCSEYVKDIYKYLRQLEAEQNVRPSYLNGQEVTGNMRAILIDWLVQVAMKFRLLQETMYMTVGLIDRFLQDNPVTKNKLQLVGVSAMFLASKYEEMYPPEIMDFALVTDQAYTTAQIREMEMMILRVLKFQLGRPLPLHFLRRASKIHEVTAEQHTMAKYLLELTMIDYEMVHYPPSMTASAALALTLKLMDAGEWDATLQHYMDYTLDSLVPVMAHIARIVVKVNEGQTKHMAVKEKYSTSKQMRIATIAHLKSSVVKELAMQISK, from the exons ATGGCATTTCGTGTTACCAGA AACCGCTTGGCTTCCACCAGAACTGACCTCCCTGGAAAAAAGACATGCTCAGTGACTGGGCCCACACTTAAAAGTCGAGCCGCTCTTGGGGACCTTGGTAACGTCCCAGTTAACAAAGAACCCCAGAAGAAG GTAGTTAAGGCCCAGGCTGTTAAAAAGACCAAGCCTCCCGTTGTGACTGAAAAAGCTGAGCCCAAaccaaaaaatgttgctgtgGCAAAG GTTGAGCCGCTGGTACCTGAGTCTGTATCGCCGACTCCAATGGAGACTTCAGGCTGTGAGCCGGCTGACTTGTGTCAGGCATTTTCTGATGTCATTCTGTACAGCACTGTCAAAGATGTGGATGCCGATGACAGTGACAACCCTATGCTCTGCAGTGAATATGTAAAGGATATATACAAGTATCTGCGTCAGCTGGAG GCTGAGCAGAATGTCCGACCCAGTTATCTCAATGGCCAGGAAGTAACCGGCAATATGCGGGCCATACTTATTGACTGGCTAGTCCAAGTAGCCATGAAGTTCCGCCTGCTGCAAGAGACAATGTATATGACTGTGGGACTAATTGACCGCTTTCTCCAG GACAACCCAGTCACCAAGAATAAGTTGCAGCTTGTCGGAGTGTCTGCCATGTTCCTTGCTTCAAAGTATGAGGAGATGTATCCACCAGAGATCATGGACTTCGCCTTAGTGACAGACCAGGCTTACACGACTGCCCAAATCCGAGAGATGGAAATGATGATCCTGCGTGTGCTGAAATTTCAACTCGGTCGCCCTCTTCCCCTGCACTTCCTCAGGAGGgcttcaaaaattcatgaa GTGACTGCGGAGCAACACACAAtggcaaaatatttgctggaGCTGACTATGATCGACTACGAAATGGTTCATTACCCACCTTCAATGACGGCAAGCGCAGCTTTGGCTCTTACACTCAAGCTCATGGATGCCGGTGAATGG GATGCAACGCTGCAGCATTACATGGACTACACCTTAGACAGTTTGGTTCCAGTCATGGCCCACATTGCCAGAATTGTTGTGAAGGTGAATGAAGGACAAACTAAGCATATG GCTGTCAAAGAAAAGTACTCTACATCAAAGCAGATGAGGATTGCAACAATCGCCCATCTGAAGAGTTCTGTAGTCAAAGAGCTTGCGATGCAAATCTCAAAGTGA